One genomic window of Plasmodium coatneyi strain Hackeri chromosome 12, complete sequence includes the following:
- a CDS encoding Small nuclear ribonucleoprotein: MSSNSPKDFVESLKGRVVIVRLNNGSDFKGILACLDERMNVALEQTEEFFEGEFVESYYDAFIRGNNVFYIRAIDDE, from the coding sequence ATGAGCTCCAACTCCCCCAAGGACTTTGTCGAGAGTTTGAAAGGGCGAGTCGTTATAGTACGACTGAACAACGGGTCCGACTTCAAGGGCATTCTGGCCTGCCTGGATGAACGCATGAACGTTGCGCTGGAGCAGACGGAGGAGTTTTTCGAAGGCGAGTTTGTTGAAAGCTACTACGATGCCTTCATTCGGGGCAACAACGTGTTTTACATACGGGCTATCGACGATGAGTAG